The stretch of DNA GGGAGGCCAAGCCAACTGTGTCTAAAGAGTCAGAGGCTGTGCACTTACCTTCCTCACCCTGATCAGGCTGGAACTTTCGAGAGGAAGCAATCACAAGAAAGGGAGCCTGAAATGCATTTCTGCCTCACATCCCTGCGTCCAGCATTTCCAGCTCCAAACCATGGGTTCTATTCCCCTTGAGCCTTCTACACCACCAGCCCTGGTTCAGGCCTGCCTCAGATGTTAGCAGCTTCAGACCTTCTCATTTCTGGCCCACCCGATCAGGGGATTTAGAATCGAAATCAGAGCCTTGCccagtgtgaccttggacaagtcaatTCCCCTCTCTGAATactgtttataaaacaaaaacagactgggcacggtgactcacacctgttatcccaacactttgggaggccaaggccggcagatcacttgaggccaggagttcaagaccagcctggccaacatggcaaaaccccgtctctactcaaaatacaaaaattagctgggcatggtgtgtgcctgtagtcccagctacttaagaggctgaggcaggagaatcacttgaatccgggaggtggaggttacttgggaggttgaaccaagatcaccccactgcactccagcctgggcaacagagtgagaatctgtatcaaaaacaaacaaacaaaaaacaaaacaaacaaaaaacccccaaaaaccaaaaccaaaaacaacattCTCTGTCTCTCAGTTTGAAACCAGACCAGGACTGGGCCATCATCTGGGTTTGAAAGGCAGCCAGGAGGATGCAGCTCCAGTCCAAATGCTAGGGACTTTTACGTGCATTATTTCATCCCCTATGAGGTGGAGACCaacattcccattttgcagaagaggaaattgaAGGTACTCCAAGAAGTGAAAACACTCGCCCGTGGTCACATGGTTGGTAAATGGCTGGGTGGTGATTTGAATCCAGTTCTGCTTGATGCAAAACCTTCTCTTTGCCCTTCCCCTCCCTGGGCCCCTTTGCCCTCCCTGGACCCTCTGTCCCCAGGTCACCACCTTGTAGAGGATCCTGCCCTCCTGGATTACGTAGAGCCTCTCAGGCAGTGCTGCGTAGAGCTGGCTGCTCTGGTTCTGCATGGTGTCCACCACCACAGGGCACTGGGGGCTCCTGGCCAGCAGTAGATGGGCTGCCTGCAGGCGGTCCTGAAGGTTCCGGTGATTTCTGATGTCCATGTTGTTCTTAAAAGCCCAGCCATCTATAAGAGAAAGGCCAGGCACCAAGTCCCACTGACATAGCACACACTTTCTGCAGACTACATAgcccctcacttttttttttttttgagacacagtttcgctcttgttgcccaggctggagtgcaatggcgcgatcttggctcgctgcaacctccgcctcccaggttcaagcaattctcctgcctcagcctcccgattagctgggattacaggcatgtgccaccatgcccggctaattttgtatttttagtagagaaggggcttCTCcgtgttgaggctggtctcgaactcctgacctcaggtgatccgcctgccttggcctcccaaagtgctgggattacaggcatgagccactgcacccagccaatagcCCCTCACTTTTAACTGAGGTTCTCAGAGCCCTTGGCAATGATTTGGTCTAGTTTCCTATTATGGTTGAATGTGCAAGGTCACACCAGGAATTAGTGATTGATCCAGCACTGAAGCCCAGGGCTCCTGGCTGTCAGGCCCCTGCTCTTCAATGTGAAATAGTCCAATAAACCAGCACTCCTTGATCTTGAATGTGCATGAATCATTTGGGGACCTTCTTATAGGAAGATTCTGATTCGGTCTGTCGAAGGTGGAACTGAGAGTCCTTCTAACTCCCAGGATGCCAAGACTGCTGGCACCTAGACCATACTTGGCGAGGCAAGGGTTTTAGATCAGTAGTTCTCTAAGTGTGTGTCCCCAgactagcagcatcagcatcacctggaagttTGTTAAGTAGTGCAAACCCTCGACCTCAGCCTAGATGAACTAGGAATGGGACCCAGACATCTGCATTTTAACAGCCTTCTAGATGATTCTAATTCATACTGAATTTAAGTACTACTGCTCCAGAGTCTAAACGCTTTTCTCCTAATTCTTCACCACAATGTtctttcaaaaatgcaaatataggctgggcgcagtggcttacacctgtaatcccagcactttgagaggccaaggtgggcagattgtttgaacctaggagtttgagaccagcccaagtaacatggtgaaactgtttctacaaaaaaatacaaaaatctagctcggcgtggtggcgtatacctgcggttccagctacttgggaggctgaggcgggaggattgatttagcccaggaggttcaggctgcagtgagccatgcgagtgctactgcattccagccccagcccagacgacagaacaagaccctgtctcaaaaaaaaaaaaaaaaaaaagttcttttcccTTGACTTCCCTATTTATCCAATCAAAATGTTAGAATCTTCTCCTAGCCAGACCCTGTCACTCCAGGTGTTCTGCTCTCTGTACCCTGGTTGAAAGCACAGACTGTGAGGTTAGCCTAGTGCAGGGCCTGGGAGTGATGGGTGCTCAGTGAACAGCGgctctttccctctcccctcctcttccttcctctacCTCCCAACCTTGAGATGGGGCCtagggaaaagggagagagaaaagagagtgagAAGAGGTAGAAGAGGCAGAGAATCTTTCTGTACCTGATGCATGTGCTTCTTCAATGTAAATGATGAGAAAATCTGCTATGGAACTAAAGTCTTCAATAAGCCTCTTGAATTGGTCGAATTTGAACATAAATGAAGGTCAGGTACAACTTCCAAAATTCAGCACCAGTGGCCTATTGGCTGAAACAGCAAGAGCCATCACAAACTGAGAATCTACACACAGTTGTCTTTTACAAGCACCATTTTCACTCCTAtgttcattgttatttttattgcccCCCCACCCTCAACCCCAGGATGGGTCCTAGGCACTGGGGTCCGAAGCCTAGACAGCATGACTTAGCAGGGGATGAAACTGGTTTACTCCTCTCCAAAATGAGAGGTTTTTTTAGGTGGTCTCAGTGGACCACCTGTAGTTGCCACATGGTAGTTTAAATATAAGAGGAGTCCCTTTCAGGCAGTTTATAAGGCAGGTATGCATCCATTCTCTCCTGCAATGGGATTAGTAATACGGCAAGGTTGgtaattttttcccccattttatagacaaagaaactgagtttTACATACTTGCTTCAGGTCACGCTTCAGGTCATTTTAACTCCTCACAGGTCAGTGAGGAGTTAAAATGAACATTCTGGTTTCTGAACTCTCAATTCAGTGCTTTCTATTCATagcacttcagtttcctcatccacaagGGGGCATAATAATACTTTGTAGCATTGTTatgatgattaaataaattaatagagcTAAGGGCTTAAACAGGTTCCTGGCCCatagtaagtacttaataaatgtaaGCTCTTGCTATGAGCTTTTATTTCCTCCCTGAGCTACGAAGTAGGGAGGCACCGAAGGCAGCCCCACAAAGACAGTGAACGCTAGGAGCGGGACCAGCTGCATAATTTGCTGGCCCTGCTGCCAAATGAAAATGCAGGGTTCCTTGTTCAAAAAGTGGGGGAAAGTGCCGttaaatttatgaaaatacaaagacttttctttcttttttatttatttatttttttgagatggagtctcgtccaggctggagtgcagtggtgtgatctcagctcactgcaacctctgcctccggggttcaagcgattctcctgcctcagcctcctgagtagctaggactccaggtgcacgccaccacacctggtgaatttttgtatttttagtagagatggggtttcgctatgttgggcaggctagtcttggactcttgatctcaagtgatccgccaaccttggcctcccaaagtgctgggattacaggcctgagccaccatgcccggcctagaatACAAAGACATTTCTAATCTTCTGCAGTCCCTCTCTTGACCTGGCATCGTGTATTTTAGTTGCTATTTAATGTCATATTCCCCTGGCACAGGGATATTCATAAAGTGAGAGCAGATTCTCACAGCTACCCAGCATCCCAGAGACCAAGTGTGCGTGCActtccctctccctccagccACCAGACCAACATGCCATGCCCTGCCCAGCATCACAGAAGTTGAGCCAGACATGGCCCCTTCCCACCTGCCCACCACTCCAACCCCAGGGTACTGCAACCACTGTAAGGGACATACTAGGTACCTTATAGTGGTACCTAGTATGTCCCTTACATACTAGGGTATGTAAGGGTACAGGGTGGGCAAGAGGCTTCCCCCACCCTCAGTCACTTGGCGAATTGCACCATGGCACTGCGAGTCCAGGATGGGGACAGCTGCCATGCAACACAGGGGGATGTGACACCTGCCCCCACCTTCCTCACATCTGTATCCAGGCCCACTCTGGGGTCAGGAGATGGCAGAAGTCACTGGGTGGGAGCAGGAAGGAGCACCTGGGGATGGGAGAGTGGGCCTTAGAGAACATGTCCTGGAGGGGCAGGGAGGCTGTGGAAGACAGGAGCCTGTGTGAGCGGAGGCTCCAAGTCCTCAGGACATGCTCCATTGTCCCATAGGGTTTCACTTACAAAATGCagattcaaagataaaattat from Rhinopithecus roxellana isolate Shanxi Qingling chromosome 12, ASM756505v1, whole genome shotgun sequence encodes:
- the DIO1 gene encoding type I iodothyronine deiodinase isoform X3, with translation MGEKTGMTRNPHFSHDNWIPTFFSTQYFWFILKVRWQRLEDMTELGGLAPNCPVVRLSGQRCNIWDFMQANRPLVLNFGSCTUPSFMFKFDQFKRLIEDFSSIADFLIIYIEEAHASDGWAFKNNMDIRNHRNLQDRLQAAHLLLARSPQCPVVVDTMQNQSSQLYAALPERLYVIQEGRILYKGKSGPWNYNPEEVRAVLEKLYS